The Sulfurimonas hydrogeniphila genome includes a window with the following:
- a CDS encoding DUF6701 domain-containing protein — protein sequence MQQKRIIIKILLLLSLFSISLYADIQLTGNLHPGDNVESSFIPSEPLTNDTEDTYDYYLNNPTKFYLSENSDITAVELVNAVGIDSAIRVYIDGNLVGTGASGSAAITLDTTLSLTSGYHDIAVHGSCYNRFGNETNCGNWFVRDIDDFYFSALKLISQQTTTAVNFIQRVHIGDYTDSDDNYDIDDTSNSFYPDAPEATSKVYLLDGNITGNLAAFRIFISRMRDVSADGINKIKVYDSSNTLITTFDINQSGNYKFDVSELYEGNVSGISKVEIICGQISSSNYDDISFGELIVIPYTSVADIYPKPIIDYRMDECSWDSDSNTYEIKNDGTLGSDYNATALNDANVTDGKIYTGGDINATNSSDKAILVQNNISLPANYTLTTWIKFPLNENGHVSFSNTKYFNIADRPGSSNDYIYFALDTTNNNWYLCMQGNNYECQSYNPQNLSGWHLLSFVVDGNNDTTKVYVDTTEALNFTQAPSGALGLLFNSDYQSNNNNEPNGQSIGATVDEFKIFNTQFSANDIQTLYNNENSGNNYNGTSRAVPQCGGGNQNNNKTTLFNAVSSIGGVTCNAVNDWDNNLTTQIVNKPYGLYILSKDALTQTAPSVADITKVTLKYYDDGNTTDCGGNLLANVVKCDDATSTTCNDTNASGCAYYDNMTIDRAVKCVQVYIEGRDQNNTSLDTNSSYSSDNYAVRPVNFTLNVTTLPLVAGADFNTTFQALDANGNPSTDYNETRNSSFKVDANITKSTCTLGSFTMENFSFVNGQKNDVNASYSEVGELNITIQEINGNEFAKIDADDTNDIQRLIEQNSTTVSFAPHHFSIINYSFTRNNPDQDWRYMANVNDANISIAFNVRAQNEQNQTTQNFDALCAATDVGVKIDLNTTNDDANASYFERINNTVTTGHDKNLSNMDLNATVNDSNFSSGDSTQIEYALNVYRVFNAPKEPRTITVTEVNTTSSSVINIGLTPENNSSKFYYARLYTQDLATSQTTDTVQAKVLVYDSLADSYVSDLNLTEELSHWYHYVPQNENTNGDILALNVSRTTTKKSADDDGMSATVSFDTNGTFSITVNNPNQNTLTHYIHLDVSPWIWYVHENFGSDYNESVGSSCSEHPCIKYNFNTQSSGTGVSSGNVNGVSFDVNVSKNSRGIRLLR from the coding sequence ATGCAGCAAAAAAGAATTATTATAAAAATTTTATTACTTTTATCTCTTTTTTCAATCTCTCTTTATGCAGATATTCAGCTAACAGGAAACTTGCATCCTGGTGATAATGTTGAGAGCAGCTTTATTCCTTCTGAACCTCTCACAAATGATACCGAAGATACATATGACTATTATCTTAATAATCCCACAAAATTTTATTTGAGTGAAAACAGTGATATTACCGCAGTAGAACTTGTAAATGCGGTAGGAATTGACAGTGCTATTCGTGTTTATATTGATGGAAATCTTGTGGGGACAGGGGCAAGCGGAAGTGCTGCCATAACACTCGATACGACACTCAGTCTGACTAGCGGCTACCATGATATTGCTGTACACGGGAGTTGTTATAATCGATTTGGGAACGAAACAAACTGTGGAAACTGGTTTGTCAGAGACATTGATGATTTTTATTTTTCTGCTCTAAAATTGATATCTCAACAAACAACAACAGCTGTAAATTTTATACAAAGAGTTCATATTGGCGATTATACGGATAGTGATGACAATTATGATATTGACGACACTTCCAACTCTTTTTATCCTGATGCTCCGGAAGCGACATCAAAAGTATATTTGCTAGATGGCAATATAACAGGAAATTTGGCAGCATTTAGAATTTTTATTTCACGAATGAGAGATGTTTCGGCAGACGGGATAAATAAAATAAAAGTCTATGATAGCAGCAATACACTTATCACGACTTTTGATATCAACCAATCAGGAAACTACAAATTTGATGTTTCAGAACTTTACGAGGGAAATGTAAGCGGTATATCAAAAGTAGAAATTATTTGTGGACAAATAAGTAGTTCCAATTATGATGATATTTCCTTTGGCGAACTTATTGTTATTCCTTATACATCAGTAGCAGATATTTATCCAAAACCAATTATTGATTACCGTATGGATGAGTGTAGCTGGGACAGTGACAGCAATACTTACGAAATAAAAAACGACGGAACTCTTGGAAGTGATTATAATGCAACGGCTCTCAATGATGCCAATGTTACGGATGGGAAAATTTATACCGGAGGAGATATCAATGCTACGAATAGTTCTGATAAAGCAATTTTAGTACAAAACAATATTTCACTTCCTGCAAACTATACATTGACAACCTGGATTAAATTTCCTCTTAATGAAAATGGGCATGTATCTTTCAGTAATACAAAATATTTCAATATTGCAGACAGACCAGGAAGCAGTAATGACTATATATATTTTGCTCTTGATACAACAAACAACAATTGGTATTTATGTATGCAGGGAAATAATTACGAATGTCAAAGTTACAATCCTCAAAACCTGTCAGGGTGGCATCTTTTAAGTTTTGTTGTTGATGGTAACAATGACACAACAAAAGTCTATGTTGATACAACAGAAGCTCTTAATTTTACTCAAGCACCGTCCGGAGCACTGGGCCTACTTTTCAACAGTGATTACCAGAGTAATAATAACAATGAGCCGAATGGACAGTCTATCGGTGCAACCGTTGATGAATTCAAAATCTTTAATACTCAATTCAGTGCAAATGACATTCAGACTCTTTACAACAATGAAAACAGCGGCAACAACTATAATGGAACCAGCAGAGCTGTCCCTCAATGTGGTGGCGGCAATCAAAACAACAACAAAACCACGCTTTTTAATGCAGTCAGTTCTATTGGCGGCGTTACATGTAACGCGGTAAATGACTGGGATAACAACCTTACTACACAAATAGTCAATAAGCCTTATGGTCTTTACATCCTCTCAAAAGATGCACTGACGCAGACTGCTCCAAGCGTGGCAGACATTACAAAGGTTACACTCAAATACTATGATGACGGAAACACTACAGACTGTGGCGGCAATCTTCTTGCCAATGTCGTAAAATGTGATGACGCAACCAGCACTACATGTAACGATACCAATGCAAGCGGCTGTGCTTATTATGACAATATGACGATAGACCGCGCTGTAAAATGTGTTCAGGTTTACATAGAGGGAAGAGATCAAAACAATACCTCTTTGGACACAAACAGCTCTTATTCAAGTGATAATTATGCCGTACGCCCTGTAAATTTCACATTGAATGTCACAACTTTACCTCTGGTTGCAGGCGCAGATTTCAACACCACTTTTCAAGCTTTGGATGCAAACGGCAATCCCTCCACAGACTATAATGAAACAAGGAACAGTTCTTTTAAAGTGGACGCCAATATTACAAAAAGCACATGTACTCTTGGAAGCTTTACGATGGAAAATTTTTCCTTTGTCAACGGACAAAAAAATGATGTCAATGCAAGCTACAGTGAAGTCGGCGAACTTAATATCACTATACAAGAGATAAACGGCAATGAATTTGCAAAAATAGATGCAGATGACACAAATGACATTCAAAGACTGATAGAACAAAATTCGACAACAGTCTCATTTGCACCACATCATTTTTCCATCATAAACTATAGCTTTACACGCAACAATCCGGATCAGGACTGGCGATACATGGCGAATGTCAATGATGCCAATATCAGCATCGCCTTTAATGTCCGGGCACAAAACGAACAGAACCAGACAACACAAAACTTTGATGCTCTGTGCGCCGCAACGGATGTCGGTGTAAAAATAGATCTCAACACAACAAATGATGATGCGAATGCAAGTTATTTTGAGCGTATAAACAATACCGTTACAACCGGACATGATAAAAATTTAAGCAATATGGACCTGAATGCTACAGTCAATGACAGCAACTTCAGTTCCGGAGACTCTACACAAATAGAGTATGCCCTCAATGTCTACAGAGTCTTCAACGCTCCAAAAGAACCTCGTACTATCACGGTCACAGAGGTAAACACAACAAGCTCCAGTGTCATAAACATAGGATTGACTCCGGAAAACAACAGCAGTAAATTTTACTATGCAAGACTCTATACACAAGATTTGGCAACTTCTCAGACAACTGATACCGTGCAGGCAAAAGTACTGGTCTATGACAGCCTTGCAGACAGTTATGTAAGTGATTTGAATTTGACAGAAGAGTTGAGTCACTGGTATCACTATGTCCCTCAAAACGAAAATACAAACGGAGACATCCTTGCTCTGAATGTTTCAAGAACTACAACGAAAAAATCGGCGGATGATGACGGAATGAGCGCAACAGTCAGTTTTGATACAAACGGCACCTTTAGCATAACTGTCAACAATCCAAATCAAAATACACTGACTCACTATATTCATTTGGATGTCAGTCCGTGGATCTGGTATGTCCATGAAAATTTTGGCAGTGACTATAACGAAAGTGTCGGCAGCAGTTGCAGTGAACACCCCTGTATCAAATACAATTTCAATACACAAAGCAGCGGAACAGGTGTCAGCAGCGGGAATGTCAACGGTGTCTCTTTTGATGTCAATGTCTCCAAAAATTCTCGAGGAATCAGGCTGCTGCGATGA
- a CDS encoding type II secretion system protein, translating to MKKAFTLIELIFSMVIIAIAFSVLPKILQLSIKSSTTSLKEEAMFNAVAYVGLIKSTAWDEENTKVDDILLVTSGNSVYDCNETSGYRAGGMKGSRNCFHKKYASVLGSDSNDLDDMDDFITLNAKNSSSSRDYNLSVTENYIDDITLNATQYTIVYPPNATDTTNTKFITVTVQANKKGNVLGNSFVKIPFIAQNIGQIKVNRRVWQ from the coding sequence ATGAAAAAAGCATTTACGCTGATAGAACTTATCTTTTCTATGGTTATCATCGCCATTGCTTTTTCTGTATTGCCTAAAATTCTGCAGCTCTCCATCAAGTCATCCACAACAAGCTTAAAAGAAGAAGCAATGTTTAATGCCGTAGCCTATGTCGGTTTGATTAAATCTACCGCATGGGATGAAGAAAATACAAAAGTTGATGACATTCTTCTTGTGACCAGCGGCAACAGTGTTTATGACTGTAATGAAACATCAGGCTACAGAGCAGGCGGTATGAAAGGCTCTCGGAACTGTTTTCATAAAAAATATGCTTCTGTACTTGGGTCTGACAGCAATGATTTGGATGATATGGATGATTTTATCACGCTCAATGCAAAAAACTCCAGCAGTTCACGTGACTATAACCTCAGTGTAACGGAAAACTATATAGATGACATTACGCTCAATGCAACCCAGTACACAATTGTCTATCCTCCCAATGCCACCGATACTACCAATACAAAGTTCATAACAGTCACGGTTCAGGCAAATAAAAAAGGAAATGTTTTAGGCAACAGTTTTGTAAAAATTCCTTTTATTGCCCAAAATATCGGGCAAATCAAAGTAAACAGAAGAGTATGGCAATGA
- a CDS encoding type II secretion system protein — translation MRRAATLIEMIFVIVIISFLATGSFKAMQAILVREYKAKQLTNLSLESQIVVNQISNYLTQRIVYSTIGYNPNDGSFEYIGDLTSSKPVLEWIGRANDLYLEKRYSGFFDMATKTDTKVASYDIDGTAIDTSKTALIFAGSFDRSQSDSANIASSFGWHESNREDTYDITISDQNISLDNPVPQFLYEKYFLVESAYAIARGEDIDQNATCITDLGLKSKDVNSTLFLFSNYRPWKQETFCADKQGNSKVGNVSVLMQNIDGFNFSEVDYTIRILLDVNKQIRGAHPVHFSKIKVVF, via the coding sequence ATGAGAAGAGCGGCAACCCTTATAGAAATGATATTTGTCATTGTCATTATTTCTTTTTTGGCTACGGGTTCATTTAAAGCGATGCAGGCAATTTTAGTGCGTGAGTATAAAGCAAAACAGCTGACAAACCTCTCTTTGGAGTCTCAGATTGTTGTCAACCAAATCAGTAATTATTTAACGCAGCGCATCGTCTACAGTACCATTGGATACAACCCCAATGACGGCAGTTTTGAGTATATAGGCGATTTGACAAGCTCCAAACCTGTACTTGAGTGGATAGGCAGAGCCAATGACTTATACCTTGAAAAAAGATACAGTGGCTTTTTTGATATGGCAACAAAAACCGATACAAAAGTCGCCTCATACGATATAGACGGCACTGCCATAGATACAAGTAAAACAGCTCTTATATTCGCAGGAAGTTTTGACCGTTCACAAAGCGACAGTGCAAATATAGCTTCGAGTTTCGGCTGGCATGAAAGCAACAGAGAGGACACCTATGATATCACAATAAGTGATCAAAATATCTCTCTTGACAACCCTGTCCCGCAATTTCTGTATGAAAAATATTTTTTGGTTGAGAGCGCTTATGCTATCGCCAGAGGAGAAGATATCGATCAAAATGCCACCTGTATCACAGATCTTGGCTTAAAGAGCAAAGATGTCAACAGTACTCTTTTTCTCTTTTCAAACTACAGACCGTGGAAGCAGGAAACATTTTGTGCAGACAAACAGGGCAACTCCAAAGTGGGAAATGTCTCTGTTTTGATGCAGAATATAGACGGTTTCAACTTCAGTGAAGTTGATTACACGATACGCATTCTTCTGGATGTCAACAAACAGATTCGCGGCGCCCACCCGGTGCACTTTTCCAAAATAAAGGTGGTATTTTAA
- a CDS encoding prepilin-type N-terminal cleavage/methylation domain-containing protein, with protein MRTKAYTLIELIFVIIIIGVLAGTGFYYFKPHYLQNDRDFLELQLNTTRYEGLNYDKRNPSEDTNYTIGCISQEDFFTDRTTIDTHYKAHAVFTVTPNENILCFDALGRVHNGTDGNKTTQNSLLTSDIVITLSYNNEEKNITIDHFSGDLR; from the coding sequence ATGAGAACAAAGGCCTATACATTAATAGAATTGATTTTTGTCATAATCATCATAGGGGTTTTAGCCGGAACAGGATTTTACTATTTTAAACCGCATTACCTTCAAAACGATCGTGATTTTTTAGAACTCCAACTCAATACAACCCGATATGAAGGACTCAATTATGACAAAAGAAATCCGTCCGAAGATACAAATTATACTATAGGATGTATTTCGCAAGAGGATTTTTTCACCGACAGAACAACAATTGATACACATTATAAAGCACATGCTGTATTTACGGTAACTCCAAATGAAAACATTCTCTGTTTTGATGCACTCGGACGCGTACACAACGGAACTGACGGAAACAAAACAACACAAAACTCATTATTGACCAGTGATATTGTGATAACATTAAGTTACAATAACGAAGAAAAAAACATTACAATTGACCATTTCAGCGGTGACTTAAGGTAA
- a CDS encoding type II secretion system protein GspD has translation MKILLLLFLAHTLFGSTVCENQLFSLSAYKQKQKSAIEVASILKELSATCKLSIVFNDDVSKKMLHKKLDYVNINNYTFEQFLDFLFNEANLFYTYEPTKNTLEVQYLRTKTFSVDYIYLSELSSESSKSITTGAAGIAAGNTGGGAGGLSGGGGGFGGGGGAGGNNGRQNRGTSSSNDFTTISSKSKFTYWDNLYSNISKLFHTKENVRIFINKDASLLTITTTKKNLEKVDRYLNVLLKKMHKQVAIEAKIIELTYDDSSSTGIDWSKLDISLSGSISNDPGAVDATLLNKPSYNLAYSFSTAKFLKYLKTYGDIKVLSNPKVVTMNNQPAVINVGEQLSYKFQTGSVTTTGGTAAGTNTFSVGSTFIGVTLYVIPEVSENNEIIMKINPVVSKLADNTSTTNTASSATREIPPDTKIKQMTSIVRIKNNEKIVIGGLVSITKGGSSVKVPLLGDIPFFGSLFNYKEKIKQKTEMFIIIQPHVVTTKAMPTLRDIDLKDPFFQSTFDKNSTIENTTNG, from the coding sequence ATGAAAATACTACTTTTACTGTTCCTCGCACATACCCTGTTTGGATCCACTGTTTGTGAAAACCAGCTCTTCTCACTCAGTGCCTACAAACAAAAACAAAAAAGTGCTATAGAAGTCGCTTCGATTTTAAAAGAATTAAGTGCTACCTGTAAGCTTTCTATTGTATTCAATGATGACGTATCCAAAAAAATGCTTCATAAAAAACTGGATTATGTCAATATTAACAACTATACTTTTGAGCAGTTTTTAGACTTTCTGTTTAACGAGGCAAATCTTTTTTATACCTATGAGCCTACAAAAAATACCCTGGAAGTACAGTATTTGCGAACAAAAACCTTCAGTGTTGATTATATATATCTAAGTGAGTTAAGCAGTGAAAGCAGTAAGTCCATTACAACAGGAGCAGCAGGTATTGCGGCAGGTAATACAGGAGGAGGCGCAGGTGGCCTTTCTGGCGGTGGCGGCGGATTTGGCGGTGGCGGCGGTGCCGGAGGCAACAACGGACGCCAAAACAGAGGAACTTCATCTTCCAATGATTTTACCACTATTAGCTCAAAATCAAAATTTACTTATTGGGACAATCTGTACAGTAATATTTCAAAACTGTTTCATACAAAAGAAAATGTACGAATTTTCATTAACAAAGATGCTTCTCTTTTAACCATCACCACAACAAAAAAGAACCTGGAAAAGGTAGACAGATACCTTAATGTTTTACTGAAAAAAATGCACAAACAGGTGGCTATAGAAGCAAAAATAATAGAACTCACCTATGATGACAGCTCCTCAACAGGCATCGACTGGAGCAAACTTGACATCTCTTTAAGCGGGAGTATAAGCAATGACCCCGGAGCTGTTGATGCCACACTTTTAAACAAACCTTCCTATAATCTGGCATACAGTTTTTCAACAGCAAAGTTTTTAAAATATTTAAAAACATACGGGGACATCAAAGTCCTCTCCAACCCAAAAGTTGTCACAATGAACAACCAGCCTGCTGTTATCAATGTAGGAGAGCAACTCTCCTATAAATTCCAGACAGGTTCCGTGACAACGACAGGCGGCACAGCGGCCGGAACCAACACTTTTTCTGTCGGTTCGACCTTTATAGGTGTTACTCTTTATGTTATTCCCGAAGTCAGCGAAAACAATGAAATCATTATGAAAATAAATCCTGTGGTTTCCAAACTCGCTGACAACACCTCCACAACAAATACCGCTTCAAGTGCTACACGGGAGATTCCGCCTGATACAAAAATAAAGCAAATGACCTCTATTGTACGTATAAAAAACAATGAAAAAATAGTCATTGGCGGGCTTGTCAGCATCACTAAAGGCGGTTCTTCTGTAAAAGTACCTCTTTTGGGAGATATCCCGTTTTTTGGATCTCTCTTTAACTATAAAGAGAAGATAAAACAAAAAACGGAGATGTTTATTATCATACAGCCCCATGTTGTAACGACAAAAGCTATGCCGACACTCAGAGACATTGATTTAAAAGATCCGTTTTTTCAATCAACTTTTGACAAAAACAGTACCATTGAGAATACAACCAATGGGTAG
- a CDS encoding ATP-binding protein, which translates to MNYLELAQCFEEQNSSEHYHQNSEVLHIKNTIESILNNNTKQLLFLTGEPGVGKSAFLNYIEEQFTYDIIKFDIPFLEPIDFVKILIQKTQTEVANYSLEELIKQVISLYQNSNYIVVLDEAQLLSKDMIEIIRILADSKAFWFILAMHEHESQKILKEPQFASRPHKVLKLQNISMQECREYIYTELQNKNASMLADEITKKHIKDIYRLSNGNMRVLKKLLYTSFLLIDYAQKNDKEHYKAFNKCILTMAAIDGGLINA; encoded by the coding sequence ATGAACTATTTAGAACTTGCCCAGTGTTTTGAAGAACAAAACAGTTCTGAACATTATCATCAAAACAGTGAAGTGCTTCACATAAAAAATACAATAGAGAGCATCTTAAACAACAATACAAAACAACTCCTCTTTTTAACGGGCGAACCAGGCGTAGGAAAAAGTGCTTTTTTAAATTACATCGAAGAGCAGTTTACTTATGACATTATCAAATTTGACATTCCTTTTTTGGAACCTATAGACTTCGTAAAAATTCTAATTCAAAAAACGCAGACAGAAGTTGCCAACTACTCCTTAGAAGAACTCATCAAGCAGGTCATCTCTTTATACCAGAATTCAAACTATATAGTAGTGCTCGATGAAGCACAGCTGCTCTCTAAAGATATGATTGAAATCATTCGGATTCTGGCAGATTCCAAGGCATTCTGGTTTATCCTCGCTATGCATGAGCATGAGTCACAAAAGATACTCAAAGAGCCACAGTTTGCATCAAGACCACACAAGGTTCTCAAGTTGCAAAATATTTCAATGCAGGAGTGCAGAGAGTATATTTACACAGAACTGCAAAATAAAAACGCCTCTATGCTTGCCGATGAAATCACAAAAAAACATATAAAAGATATATACAGACTCAGTAACGGCAATATGCGCGTACTCAAAAAACTTCTCTATACCTCCTTTTTACTCATTGACTATGCACAAAAAAATGATAAAGAGCATTACAAAGCATTTAACAAATGTATTCTGACTATGGCTGCCATAGACGGAGGACTGATCAATGCATAA
- a CDS encoding tetratricopeptide repeat protein yields MHNFDDLQKRCKKYAMKKKLKYALVAVSVIIAAVLLYLYALEQVSTLPEKKTSAKPKAVTSAHPVKKTAPKKEVQREKVKKVSKKVQTDAKKYSLQFLVASPRYTNRIKKEKKHLETLGFVNCKLQQSSVYIHLVCNESDTLQDLDPYIKLAQRKKLDYVIRTQNNDALQQETVPEKKEKVKKAVPPLQIQKNAQKTVPPMIKVQSADTQELQKRFAQTPNYAVALVIARNYYKEGNYKKAIVWAKKANQLNKSDAQSWIIYAKSLYALHQDAKARQLLHIYLQYENSDAAQSLLKQWEHTQ; encoded by the coding sequence ATGCATAATTTTGACGACTTGCAAAAACGCTGTAAAAAATATGCAATGAAAAAAAAACTGAAATATGCCCTGGTCGCTGTTTCTGTAATTATCGCTGCTGTGCTTCTTTATCTTTATGCGCTTGAGCAGGTATCGACTCTTCCTGAGAAAAAAACTTCTGCAAAACCCAAAGCTGTTACAAGTGCGCATCCTGTAAAAAAAACAGCACCCAAAAAAGAAGTGCAAAGAGAAAAAGTCAAAAAAGTATCAAAAAAAGTGCAAACAGATGCAAAAAAATACTCTTTGCAGTTTTTGGTAGCATCTCCACGCTATACAAACAGAATCAAAAAAGAAAAAAAGCATCTCGAGACTCTTGGTTTTGTCAATTGCAAACTGCAGCAATCTTCTGTTTACATCCACCTTGTATGTAATGAATCAGACACTTTGCAAGACCTTGATCCCTATATAAAACTGGCACAAAGAAAAAAACTGGACTATGTTATCCGGACACAAAACAATGATGCCCTGCAGCAAGAAACAGTGCCAGAAAAAAAAGAGAAAGTTAAAAAAGCAGTTCCGCCGTTGCAAATACAAAAAAATGCACAAAAGACAGTGCCCCCTATGATCAAAGTGCAAAGTGCTGATACACAGGAGCTTCAAAAAAGGTTTGCACAGACTCCAAATTATGCCGTAGCACTTGTCATAGCACGCAACTATTACAAAGAAGGCAACTACAAAAAAGCGATAGTTTGGGCAAAAAAAGCAAATCAGCTTAATAAAAGTGATGCACAATCCTGGATAATTTATGCAAAATCTCTTTATGCACTGCATCAGGATGCCAAAGCCAGGCAATTGTTGCATATATATTTGCAGTATGAAAATTCGGATGCAGCGCAAAGCTTGTTAAAACAATGGGAGCATACTCAATGA
- a CDS encoding GspE/PulE family protein has product MINKKIRLGDLLIEKGYITQEQLESALAKQKKLNFTKKLGEIFIDEGYISQKELLKMLATQLKIPFVYLFGEKIDFEKIVARYPINLLKVAHAIPFKEDEDFIYMATSDPLNYDALENLERSISIKPMKISLAYEDDINVIFKRIETLKKTKVLIDEVKKELQTEGLKKEGEDSAVMRLIRLLISDAIAKRASDIHIEPEDNDRMIVRSRIDGVLFENFIFDMEIYHAISSRIKLLGNIDISEKRVPQDGRFSLNLFDKAYDFRLSTTPTIFGESIVMRILDREKVLLKLEDLGFADENLEAFNDLITSPHGILLITGPTGSGKTTTLYAALNEIKSISNKVMTAEDPVEYRLPLVQQIQVNEKTGLTFARAIKSFLRQDPDIILIGEIRDSETLDAASQAALTGHLVLSTLHTNDAPGAIPRMVQMGLKPYLISDSLIGVVGQRLVRKICPYCKHEVKIQKSQLPKVEKYIKPDAVVYEGKGCSKCDFTGYFNRTMISEVFVLDEDTAKLISENANKIVLAEYAEKAGKYKPMIYDGMNKVLKGITTVAEVLRVTKEH; this is encoded by the coding sequence ATGATAAACAAAAAGATAAGACTCGGTGATCTGCTGATTGAAAAAGGATATATCACACAAGAGCAGCTTGAATCTGCTCTGGCCAAACAAAAAAAGCTTAACTTTACAAAAAAACTCGGTGAAATTTTTATTGACGAGGGGTATATTTCACAAAAAGAACTGCTTAAAATGCTTGCAACTCAACTCAAAATTCCTTTTGTCTACCTTTTTGGTGAAAAAATTGATTTTGAAAAAATTGTTGCAAGGTACCCGATAAATTTACTAAAAGTCGCCCATGCCATTCCTTTTAAAGAGGATGAGGACTTCATCTATATGGCAACCAGCGATCCTCTTAATTATGATGCTTTGGAGAATTTGGAAAGAAGCATATCCATCAAACCGATGAAAATTTCTTTGGCCTATGAAGATGACATTAATGTTATTTTCAAAAGAATAGAGACGCTTAAAAAAACCAAAGTCCTTATAGATGAAGTAAAAAAAGAGTTACAGACAGAGGGATTAAAAAAAGAGGGAGAAGACAGCGCTGTTATGCGGCTTATTCGACTGCTCATCAGCGATGCTATTGCAAAAAGAGCCAGTGATATCCATATAGAACCCGAAGACAATGACAGAATGATTGTACGCTCCCGTATAGACGGCGTTTTGTTTGAAAACTTCATTTTTGATATGGAGATTTACCATGCCATCTCTTCACGCATCAAACTTTTAGGCAATATAGACATATCCGAAAAGCGGGTTCCCCAGGACGGAAGATTCTCTTTGAACCTTTTTGACAAAGCCTATGACTTCAGACTCTCTACCACGCCGACTATCTTTGGCGAATCTATCGTTATGAGAATCCTCGACAGAGAAAAAGTTCTTTTAAAACTCGAGGATTTGGGCTTTGCAGATGAAAACCTGGAAGCGTTTAATGACCTGATTACCTCGCCTCACGGTATTTTGCTTATTACCGGACCTACGGGTTCTGGTAAAACAACCACTCTGTATGCGGCACTCAATGAGATAAAAAGCATCTCCAACAAGGTTATGACGGCAGAAGATCCTGTTGAGTACAGACTGCCTCTTGTACAGCAAATCCAGGTGAACGAAAAAACAGGACTCACTTTTGCAAGAGCAATAAAATCTTTTTTACGCCAGGATCCTGATATTATCCTCATCGGTGAAATTCGTGACAGCGAAACCCTTGATGCCGCATCCCAGGCTGCCCTTACCGGACATCTCGTACTCTCAACACTCCACACAAACGATGCCCCGGGAGCAATCCCGAGAATGGTACAGATGGGGCTAAAACCCTACTTGATTTCAGATTCTCTTATCGGTGTTGTAGGACAGCGTCTTGTAAGAAAGATTTGTCCCTACTGCAAGCATGAGGTAAAAATACAAAAATCCCAACTGCCAAAAGTAGAAAAATATATCAAGCCTGACGCTGTTGTTTATGAAGGGAAAGGGTGCTCAAAATGTGATTTTACAGGGTATTTCAACAGAACAATGATTTCAGAAGTTTTTGTTCTTGATGAAGATACCGCAAAGCTTATCTCTGAAAATGCAAATAAAATAGTTTTGGCAGAGTATGCAGAAAAAGCGGGAAAATACAAGCCGATGATTTACGACGGAATGAACAAGGTACTCAAAGGAATAACAACTGTTGCGGAAGTACTGCGTGTAACCAAGGAACATTAG